A single window of Botrytis cinerea B05.10 chromosome 3, complete sequence DNA harbors:
- the Bchrq1 gene encoding Bchrq1, with protein MAKLQAATVSNKPVRKRKRKDTEDVPLDTTSPTSLESAVEQDQGIPATTDSITVPTKENDGGKKPRRVSKGKATPALARNESSFTNPVTSTIPWPSSFQTLEKTHRALNLVYTFCSTRKHLATTFDNLKTAVEGHIKRELRVEDVAQIVALRPNGMNFSYVDEAMLQLDVRGAERDETFKGGRAKNWHAAGPAPDASVGGLTGVEGLGYGEGADGEGKEVLLFEFIDGDLKRQVQSKKTGEAVKATRKLKDEELKMPVFSQKQMMNLIEKRNTKFVSAINAFLNRCEANGVGAEASLLKEAEPLIPIPSISRSSTPKPDHNILPKSIPKERASISSIITEIKESEWYTGQIVPDGHRVFDPQEAIYGDLNFVLSQNLVNALYNTKNITQFYAHQAEAINNLHDGHNVIVATSTSSGKSLIYQVPVLHELEKDPHSRAMYIFPTKALAQDQRRSLKEMMRFMTGLEEAIVETFDGDTEMKDRNMIRDEGRIIFTNPDMLHITILPQEDKWRTFLQNLKYVVVDEIHVYNGLFGSHVAFIMRRLRRICAALGNRRIKFISCSATVANPMEHFKTIFGIENVRMTDFDGSPSGRKEFLCWNTPFKDPADPASGRGDTRAEAARLFCQLILRGVRVIAFCRVRRQCEALVGAVKEELATLGRPECMAQVMGYRGGYTPQDRRRIESEMFEGKLMGIIATTALELGVDIGSLDAVLTVGFPYTIANLRQQSGRAGRRNKDSLSVLIGDCFPSDQYYMNNPDEIFTKPNCELQVDLQNILVLEGHVQCAAFEMPIRPDEDAIYFPKNLAEVAEERLVKDELGFYHCSERYRPTPSKLVAIRDTEEDHFAIIDISHGKNIVLEELEASRAFFTLYDGGIFLHQGNTYLVKEFSPERKIAKVELVKVDWTTQQRDYTDVDPIETEAIRRIPNSLSRAFFGAIKIQQNVFGFFKVDKKRRILDAIQVDNPPIILHSKGMWLDVPKLALEILVEKRLNIAGAIHAAEHAVLSLMPNFVISMPGDVRTECKIGMKDFAQKETTRKRPARLTFYDAKGGASGSGISTKAFEFIDLLLKQALRRVEGCHCYEGCVECVASENCKHANEVMSKAGSEVILKSLLGMEIDVDALPVGPVDERDRGIETVVLAETVMGKGRLRGLGDLADDGEVNIKNEPED; from the coding sequence ATGGCCAAATTACAAGCTGCGACAGTTTCCAACAAACCGGTTCGAAAGCGCAAACGGAAAGATACTGAAGATGTACCTTTAGATACTACCTCGCCCACATCCCTCGAATCTGCGGTCGAGCAAGATCAAGGAATACCTGCGACGACCGACAGTATCACTGTTCccacaaaagaaaatgatggtGGTAAAAAGCCACGACGGGTATCGAAGGGAAAAGCCACTCCTGCGCTCGCTCGAAATGAATCTTCTTTTACAAACCCTGTAACGAGTACTATTCCATGGCCTTCCTCTTTTCAAACTCTCGAGAAGACACATCGGGCATTGAATCTAGTATACACATTCTGCTCTACACGAAAACATTTAGCAACTACTTTCGATAACCTCAAGACTGCAGTTGAGGGCCATATAAAGCGGGAGCTGAGGGTCGAGGATGTTGCACAGATAGTGGCGTTGCGCCCGAATGGAATGAACTTCTCATACGTCGATGAGGCAATGTTACAATTGGATGTTCGGGGTGCAGAAAGAGATGAGACTTTTAAAGGTGGACGAGCGAAGAATTGGCACGCTGCTGGACCTGCTCCAGATGCTTCCGTGGGAGGACTTACAGGTGTCGAGGGATTGGGGTATGGTGAAGGAGCAgatggagaggggaaggaagtTCTGCTGTTCGAATTCATAGATGGTGATCTGAAGAGACAAGTGCAAAGTAAGAAGACGGGTGAAGCAGTCAAAGCTACCAGAAAACTAAAGgatgaggaattgaagatgcCGGTTTTCAGTCAGAaacagatgatgaatttaATTGAGAAGAGGAATACAAAGTTTGTTAGTGCAATCAATGCGTTTCTTAATCGATGCGAGGCAAATGGTGTTGGTGCGGAAGCGAGTTTACTCAAGGAAGCTGAGCCATTGATTCCTATACCGTCGATTTCGAGGAGCAGTACGCCGAAGCCGGATCATAATATTCTACCCAAAAGCATACCTAAAGAACGCGCAAGCATATCGAGTATAATCACGGAAATAAAAGAGAGCGAATGGTACACTGGTCAAATTGTACCTGATGGTCATCGCGTCTTTGATCCCCAAGAAGCAATATATGGAGATTTAAATTTCGTTCTGAGTCAGAATTTAGTTAATGCCTTGTACAATACCAAGAACATTACACAGTTTTATGCCCACCAAGCTGAAGCTATAAATAATCTTCACGATGGGCATAATGTTATCGTAGCGACGTCAACGAGTTCTGGAAAATCTCTGATCTATCAGGTACCTGTTTTACATGAGCTTGAAAAAGATCCGCATTCTAGAGCAATGTACATATTCCCCACCAAAGCTTTAGCACAGGATCAGAGGAGAAGTTTGAAAGAAATGATGAGATTTATGACCGGTCTTGAGGAAGCTATTGTGGAGACTTTTGATGGAGATACGGAAATGAAGGATCGAAATATGATACGCGATGAAGGCAGAATCATATTCACGAATCCAGATATGCTACATATCACCATTCTTCCACAAGAAGATAAGTGGCGAACCTTTTTGCAAAATCTCAAGTATGTCGTGGTCGATGAAATCCATGTCTATAATGGGCTGTTTGGTTCTCACGTGGCTTTCATAATGAGACGGCTAAGAAGAATCTGCGCGGCGTTAGGCAATCGACGCATTAAGTTCATATCTTGTTCTGCCACAGTCGCAAACCCTATGGAGCATTTCAAAACGATCTTCGGCATTGAAAATGTGCGAATGACAGACTTTGATGGTTCACCTTCTGGCAGGAAGGAGTTTCTTTGTTGGAACACACCTTTCAAGGATCCTGCAGATCCTGCGAGTGGACGTGGGGATACACGAGCCGAGGCTGCTAGATTATTCTGCCAGCTAATACTTCGAGGAGTTCGAGTCATAGCCTTTTGCCGTGTTCGGAGACAATGTGAAGCGTTGGTTGGTGCAGTGAAGGAGGAACTGGCAACCTTGGGACGTCCTGAATGCATGGCTCAGGTAATGGGATATAGAGGTGGATATACACCACAAGACAGAAGACGAATCGAGAGCGAAATGTTTGAGGGGAAATTAATGGGTATTATTGCAACGACGGCTCTGGAACTTGGTGTAGATATTGGATCTTTAGATGCCGTTCTGACGGTAGGGTTTCCATACACAATTGCGAATTTGCGACAGCAAAGCGGAAGAGCTGGACGGAGGAATAAGGATTCGCTTTCAGTCTTGATCGGTGATTGCTTCCCTAGTGATCAGTATTATATGAATAATCCAGATGAGATTTTCACCAAACCAAATTGCGAGCTACAGGTCGACCTGCAGAATATACTAGTACTCGAAGGACATGTTCAATGCGCGGCGTTTGAAATGCCCATCCGtccagatgaagatgcaaTTTACTTCCCTAAAAACTTGGCCGAGGTAGCGGAAGAGCGACTGGTAAAAGATGAGCTTGGTTTCTACCATTGCAGCGAACGATATAGACCTACTCCGTCCAAATTAGTCGCAATTCGAGACACTGAGGAGGATCATTTCGCCATCATCGATATCAGCCATGGTAAAAACATTGTTTTGGAAGAACTAGAAGCTTCTCGAGCATTCTTCACACTTTACGATGGTGGTATATTTCTTCACCAAGGAAATACCTATCTCGTGAAAGAATTCTCGCCAGAAAGAAAGATCGCCAAAGTTGAACTTGTCAAGGTCGACTGGACAACCCAACAACGCGATTACACTGACGTCGATCCTATCGAAACCGAAGCTATCCGCCGCATTCCAAATTCCCTTTCTCGTGCATTTTTCGGCGCTATCAAGATCCAGCAGAATGTCTTTGGCTTTTTCAAAGTGGACAAGAAAAGGCGCATCCTCGATGCCATTCAAGTCGACAACCCACCTATTATTCTCCATAGTAAGGGGATGTGGCTCGATGTTCCTAAACTAGCTCTCGAGATCCTCGTCGAAAAACGTCTCAATATCGCTGGTGCTATTCATGCAGCAGAACACGCAGTCCTATCGCTCATGCCGAATTTCGTAATCAGTATGCCCGGAGACGTTCGCACAGAATGTAAAATCGGCATGAAAGATTTCGCTCAAAAAGAAACTACCAGGAAACGTCCTGCTCGTCTCACTTTCTACGATGCTAAAGGTGGAGCATCAGGCTCGGGTATTAGTACTAAGGCTTTTGAATTCATTGATTTGTTGCTGAAACAAGCTTTGAGAAGAGTAGAGGGCTGTCACTGTTATGAAGGTTGTGTAGAGTGTGTTGCAAGTGAGAATTGTAAACATGCTAATGAGGTAATGAGTAAGGCGGGTAGTGAAGTTATTCTGAAAAGTCTGCTCGGGATGgagattgatgttgatgcgTTGCCGGTGGGGCCGGTGGATGAGAGGGATAGGGGGATTGAGACGGTAGTTTTGGCGGAGACGGTTATGGGTAAAGGAAGATTGAGGGGACTGGGAGATCTGGCtgatgatggagaagtgaatattaaaaatgagCCAGAAGATTGA
- the Bcurh1 gene encoding Bcurh1: MGSMGSEHQKVNVWLDCDPGHDDAFAILLSAYHPSLNLLGISTVHGNSSINHTTYNATSLLTAISATHIPVYRGSGAGLVRPGVHAPAIHGESGLEGTDLLPTPAKGPVDEPAIDAMAKALFATPAGSAWVVATGALTNIALCFQKHEGLAEHIKGVSIMGGSVGNGFTNAVLGQVDHKERIGNWSVWAEFNILVDPEAAAFIFDHPVLKTKAVLIPLDITHQVLATKEVQDVLRNGKGGNENTTLRTMLVELLTFFAATYDRVFGISEGPPLHDPLAVAVIMDGISGAEIPFYDFKDGRKRERFDVKVVTEGSHDDAQKGSETGRTIVKLLPEGEEGVKIPRGLDIKRFWEVVEDCLARADAANKVNGIV, from the exons ATGGGAAGTATGGGATCCGAACACCAGAAAGTCAACGTCTGGTTAGATTGTGATCCAG GCCACGAT GATGCGTTCGCCATTCTCCTCTCGGCCTATCACCCCTCTCTAAATCTCCTAGGAATCTCTACCGTTCACGGAAACTCATCTATAAACCACACAACCTACAATGCCACCTCTCTCCTCACAGCCATATCGGCAACTCACATTCCCGTCTACCGGGGTTCAGGAGCCGGACTGGTACGCCCGGGTGTTCACGCCCCTGCTATCCATGGAGAATCTGGTTTGGAAGGAACGGATCTTTTACCGACGCCGGCTAAAGGACCAGTCGATGAACCTGCTATTGATGCTATGGCTAAGGCGTTATTTGCTACCCCAGCAGGCTCGGCATGGGTTGTTGCTACGGGTGCACTAACAAACATTGCGTTGTGCTTTCAGAAACATGAGGGATTGGCTGAGCATATTAAGGGGGTCAGTATTATGGGCGGTTCCGTCGGAAATGGATTCACAAACGCCGTATTGGGGCAAGTCGATCATAAAGAacgaattggaaattggagcGTCTGGGCCGAGTTCAACATCTTGGTTGATCCCGAAGCTGCAGCATTTATATTCGACCACCCAGTTCTGAAAACAAAAGCGGTATTGATACCATTGGATATCACTCATCAAGTTTTAGCCACGAAGGAAGTGCAGGATGTGTTGAGGAATGGGAAgggaggaaatgaaaatactACGTTGAGGACGATGTTGGTGGAGTTACTGACGTTTTTTGCGGCCACTTACGATAGAGTTTTCGGAATTAGCGAGGGACCACCATTGCATGATCCATTGGCAGTGGCCGTTATCATGGATGGGATTTCGGGCGCGGAAATCCCGTTTTATGATTTTAAGGAtggaaggaagagggagagattCGATGTAAAGGTTGTTACTGAAGGAAGTCATGATGATGCCCAAAAAGGATCTGAGACCGGTAGAACGATTGTCAAATTACTCCCcgaaggagaggagggggtCAAGATTCCAAGAGGCCTGGATATCAAGAGGTTTTGGGAGGTAGTAGAAGATTGTTTAGCTAGAGCTGATGCCGCGAACAAGGTAAACGGAATTGTATAG